The sequence GTAACGTCTGTTGTTATGTGTTTAAGAGCAGttactgtttctttttcactgtataatcTGCTGTTACccttattcagcaaatattagttTATATCTAGTACTCTATTTTCATCTCCTGAAgtcccatttggttatttttaatcttttttttttttgcctcctcaAAAGGTTAGTGTTTTTATTAAGTTATTCAGTATGTTGAAcgtatttataataaatttaaagtcCTTGCCCAATAATTCCATCATCGTGGTCATCTAAGAATCCATTTTAATCATCTCCTGGATGAGATCACATGTTCCTGCTCTCACATACAACTAGTATTTGGGATTGAAGGCTAAATATTGtgaatttttatgttaataagtgttgcatttttttctgtcttcttaaaagaATGTTAAATGTTTTAAACAGGGATTTGGTGGCTCTGTTTAGGACTTGTTTTCAAATTGTATGAGCAGAAGTCTAAAGTAGATCTTACCTCTGAGATCCTCTATACTGGATGCCCAGGTGTTGAACAAAGATTCTGCTTTCTGGCTTTTTGTAACTATAATGTCTTCCTGGGCTTTGTCATCTCTGGAATTATTCAGCTTATAATTCTGTGATTATTCTTTGTTAATAGATTTGTGCATTTTGACTGTAGGCATGACCAAATTAATGTTCAGTAAGAAACTCAAAGAAATCTTGTAAAATTGTTACTttgaatgtaaatggattaaagtcTCCAAAGGCAGAGACTAgtagaatgaattaaaaaaaaaatcacgatcCAATTATCTGCTCTTTAAGAGGATTACTGTTTACACTGCTGTTTtgtgcagaaaatacaatgaaaacatgattgaaaagatacctgccataaagaaaaaaaaaaaaaaaacctggcagAAACAAACACAGTTTGGTGACATAgagtttaataaatgtttctgttGGGAGAGATGGGGGATTCTGTGGAACCATTAAAGGAAGCATTGGATCAACAGCAAGGAATGTTGGGATGTTGGGGAAGGAGTGACATTTAATTGAGATCTAAAATATGAAGATTCATTTGGCTGAATATAAGCAAAACAATGCATTTACCTGTGCATTTTAATTAGCCTTTGCTCTGGAGCCAAAAAGAATGCAATtatatttattagaaatattaTCAAGTAACGTTTGCCTTTTTCATAGTTTATTAAAACAATATTCCGTATTGGGTATTAGGTACAAAGTTTGCATTGATTCTTAAAGATCCTATAAAAGGCgttttttacttctttgttcCTTAAGCTGTAGATGAAGGGGTTAAGCATGGGGATCACTAAAGTGTAAAACACGGAGGCCAGTTTATCAGTATGGAAGGAGTGAGCAGAGTTAGGCTCCATGTACATAAAGAGTAGAGACCCGTAGAATACAACCACCACTGTCAGATGTGAACCACACGCAGAGAAAGCTTTTCTCCTGCCCTCTGCAGAACGCATTCGAAATATGGATATCAGAATCAGTACATAGGACAGTAGGATGGCCAGGAGGGAAGAGATCAAATTAAGTGCTGAAAATAGTATGATCAACAATTCTATTTCTTGTGCATTTGAGCAGAGCGTAAGTAACAAGGGGACATCATCACAGTAGAAATGACTGATGACATTAGAGCCACAAAAGGGTAAAGTAAAAATCTTAATAGTGAACATTAGAGCCTGAAAGGTACCATAGAGATATGGGATGCCCACCAGCACATGACAAAGTCTCTGGGACATGATGACACTGTAGTGCAGAGGGTGACAGATGGCCAAATAGCGATCATAGGCCATGGCTGACAAGATAAAAAATTCACTGATAATGAACATAAGAAAGAAAGCCAACTGTGTGGCACATGCATAATAGGATATGGTATTTTGATCCACAACGAAATTTACCAGCATCTTGGGACAAATGACAGTAGAATTACCAAGATCAATGAAAGCCAGATGTTtgataaaaaaatacataggtGTGTGTAGATGAGAGTCCACTTGGGTCAAGGTAATCATGCCCAGATTGCCCACCACTGTGACTGTGTAGATGATGAGGAAGACCCCAAAAAGGGGGACCTGCAGTTCAGGCTGCCTTGTGACTCCCATCAGAATGAATTCAGTCAACGATGATAGATTCTGTTGGCCCATTTAGTCCAGTTAGCTTTTCTGGGAAAAAACAGTGGGTTTATTATTAGTTTCATGTAGCGTCACCTACACAAAGTATAATATATGTAGACAGAATGGATGTTTTCTTAGTAATAGGACATTGGAAAATAATTTCCACATCTGATTTTGAAACTAAAATAAATGATAGACTCTTTTACTTCCCAAGAAAGGGTAGTCAAATGAaacacatgctctgttatgacaCATGAGATTCTAAAGCATCagaaatatttagaatatatcCATTGATTTAGAAAAATCCATATAGGTGTTAACAGAGAAATGTTAGACTTCATTTCATCTACACAATCATATCCCAATTTTTCTTTTGTACACTTCCATTTTTGTCTGAGAATTCTTGCAGTGCTCTCAAATTGTACAAAAGTGTATATAAAGAACATAacactggaattttaaaatatttcagtgataAGTGTCAACCtctgcattttataaaatttatgtaGGAAGTCAGTAAAACCAAGTGGAACCACTCTGATTGAAGATAATGAACCTGCTTTAACTTAATCCACCTGGATTCCCTTCCTTTCACATTCAGTTTCTTCTCCATGAAACTCTGGAGCCCTGTAAGCATGATTTTCAGTTGGAGGAGTCATTGGAGTTCAACATACTCAATCAGGCAAAATGCAGGGTAGAATTATTATAATGTAATAAAATGCTCAGTTCTAGCCTGCCCAGTCCAAATGGACCAAGGCAGAAACTCCTCTCTATCAGGTGAAAATTCTGGGAGTTGTTGAAGAAAAATTTAATCagtcgatctaagaaagaaatggaggatTTTATTCAAACCAAATTGAGGATTATAATCCAGGAACagcctctcagaaagctctgagaactgtccACCTATTAGAGGTCAAAACATAGTTACATAATTTTTTGAAACAGAGGAACGTGCATTAAGtgatgtattattgacagtttacacgaTCCAGCTCTACCCGTACAAGGTGAGTAGTGGGTCATGGGTCATCGTGGTCCCTGACAAGATTAGAAAGGAAAGCTCTCTCCTAAGGAGTTACCTCATTGATAGAACATTGCTCTTTATGGCTGAGCTGATGGGTATTTCTGCTGATGGGGGCGGTTTGGTACATAATGCAGGCACTCAATGCACAGAAGGGGGGAGAAGAGCTTAAAAGGCAGAGGAAAGTTTTTATGTTTAAAGTTCTTTGACTTGCCTTAgagtataaatttttatttcatcagagctgtcagggaggaagaaattttcctctacccttctaagttcttttggctggtctaagaattaaattgctgtgagacagattaacaggagaaaatcaaataaaatttatatactgTGTATACatgagagagacccaggaaatTTGAGTAACTCGCCCAAATGACTGAAgtcctcaccttaaataccatcttcagctaaagacagaagaggatgttgggggtagTGGTTTGAAATTTCAAAAGTGAGGGaggcaattcacatggagatggaaaagcaagtaTTTGGTAAACAGatgtttgctgggccatgcaCAGACAATGGTACACAGCGTGAATACTGATCTCATCTCGATGCACTGCCTGAGTTTCCCTCACCACGCTAGGCAACTGTCTCTTTAGCTGCCACTGGTGATAGTTCTATTCTGGGAACAAGCCATTTATCTAATTACTTGGGGATAAGGGAGAAGTTCAATGTTTCTTCCTGAATCTTTTGGGCCTTGGTGGTTTTCAGGtggaaataatccacatgccaaagaaaCTTTTGGTGGAGGGGGGGAGTTGCTCCCCTACAGAGTCCAGCAAAATGTCACCTGGAGTATGAAGCCACCAGCGGCACTTGGCAGGACTCTAGATATCGCTCGTTTTTAGTGTGGATTTAGCCAGTTCGATCCAAGGAATAGGAATGAGGGAGGAAGGCAATAGTGAATATTGCTGagccatttctctctttttcctggaTGATTCTGTCTGTTGTTCCTCCATTGAGTCCCATTCTGCTTAcaggatttttgttttgctttgttttttttttttgttttgttttgttttgtttttttttaccattttacaaataatagTCAAGTGTTTCAGGACCTTCTATTAAGGTTTTCCTGCAGAATGAGAGACACACTGAGTTAAGCAAAGGAAATCAAAATTCCAGTCCCGATCTTACCActctgaagttttcagtgttgCTAAGAATGATTCTAGTGTTTACTGAGTTTGTCTCCATTTTCAGTGTCAGTTATTACTTCCCTCTGAAGATGTCTTGATTCTTTGGGCTTGCCCATTCTAGTAAGAGAATGTGCtaagtgaaaaatacagtattgctaactatacacaatgttgtacagcagatctctgaTACTGTTCATCTTGcataatttaaatttcatatttgtTGATTAGCAATTccccgtatgatccagcaatctcatttctGGGCATTTATGAAAAGCATTGCCATCAGGATATTAAAGTGATATTAATACCTTGCCCATTCTTCTTATTTGGGAAAGGATATCTCTGGTCATGTTTGGACATCTTGATGCAACATTTTATATACTTCCATTTAGGGCTAACCATTAGCACAGGCAGGATACAAAAATGACGCAAAAGGATGACTGCTTTTCCATCCTCAGACCTGGTGATAGCAGTTTGGAATTATTTGGGTTTCAGGGCTTTCTCCATAACTCttaaataattctatttatttgCCAGTCTACTAACTCAGTTTGTAAAGcctgttctgaaaaaaaaaaaattaaccaaagggTAAGCAACCAGTAGGGAAAACAAGCAGACAactaaaaaaatctatatattcaTGCATGGGAGTTTATCCTTATATAGAAGGACTTGTATCCTTATATTCAaattatgttcatttaaaaatattgcaaaattttataaaatattataatatagtACATATTGTAACATATTATGTTTCAAACATTGCATTGGATGTGTTTATATAAAACTATACTTATCAAATATTATATAGGACATAtactaagaaaaaaagtttaatctGAAATTCAGATGTGACTGggtatcctgtattttatctagaAATCCTAACCTTAATAGATTCTAATAGATGAGATCAGCGAtgattttttcagatatttccaACTTCTTCTTCACATGCAATATCCAAATGCACTTTCAACATTCAGAAATCAAAAGGATATATGACATCTAGTAAATTCATAGGATTTAAAGTCCTAACAATACTGTAGTACTCCAGttaaaaagggaaataatgaACTTTTGTGGTATAAAGTATCAGCTGTCAGTGACCATAAGAGTGTCAATGGTCAGCAGCCAGAAACCATGGGAAATTACCAACACCCAGGTGATAATCAAAATCAACCTTCCTCTCTACTCACCTTTAATGAAGTACTGGGTTTTCTCCaaaattacatttactttttCTCTGGGTAGGGAGAATATAGGCCTTTCCTCTCTCTTTGTGATGATGCCTGAGGAAATAGCATATAATTTATTCAGATGATTAAGCCCAAATtatctcagtgattttttttaaattgcctgtGGTGCTTACTAATTATCCAGGCCATCCTATATACTCCCtagtgaaaaaaatgtaacagGCAATTTAAGGAAATGgacaaaataagataaatgatCTGTACAGTTTATGGAGACCTACATAAATGCACTCACTCCCATGCAGAGTCGATGATTAAAGTAACAATGGAAAATACTTTGACATCAGCTTTATCCTAGTAAAACTGGAACAGTTCAAAACTCATGATACATTTTACGTGACATTATCATCATCACataagattttttctttgaatttattattCAGATAAAACTATGTAGTAGGCACTGGgttaaagatatataaagaaattaaaacctcATCTTTAAATGAGTGCTATACCTGCCTTGTCCTTTCCTATGGTAAACCCACAACGATTGTTGCAATGCCATGTATTACTCTAATGATTGCCTCAACTGTAGTGTTTCTTGAGCTGAAATCCCACCACTCTTGGGTAATGTTCAGTACAACCTCATTAAGAATAAAATCTAATATAAGATACTACTTTCCTTCTCGTAACATTTCGCTCATGCCCTCTTTCTCTATAACTTCCATATGTACAAGAATTGAGGGAAATTCACATACAGCTAAAGATGCATacattttgaagaataatttattTGTTCCTAATACctaaatcaagatatagaacattttcaacaCCAAAGACATCTCCCTGATGCTTTATACCCCCTACAACCTAGACCATGCCCATCAGGAGGAAATTTTCCTTATCTCTTGACTCCCCAAATAATATTGTCCCACCTCCAGCAACTGCAGCTCTGGTTTCTACCCCTAAacttatttttcccatttctgaATTTCATATAAGTCGAATCACACAATACATACTTTcaatctggtttctttcattcagtataaTGAGTTTGAAATTCATCTCTGTTGTGTTCTTATGGATACACGGTCCACCGTGTGCATATGCCACGATTCCTTATTCtcctattgatggatatttgagttttgatttattataaaaaGTCTAGTGTAAACACTCCTATATAAGTTTATTTGTGAACAGGTGGATTAATTTCTCTTTGTTAGATcaaagtgaaattattttatcatAAGGTAAGTGTATATTTAAGTTTATAGAAAACTTCAAGCTTTCCAAACTTACTATAGCATTTTACATCaccaacaaatatatatgtgatgtccattttctccatatctttgccaatatttgatgtagattttttttttattttgaaatggaaCCTGGGGGAAAtcatttcattgtgattttaattttcatttacttgATGACTAAAGATAATGAACACTTTCCTTTGTACCCAtgggtcattcatctagcttcttttAAAGTATCCaaacttttgcccattttaatgtgattatttttcaatcagtttttttggaaattttatatGTGTGCTGGATAAAACAGCTCTTCcgaattttcttctagaagttttattgcTTCAGTTGTTTGGCCCAGGATCCTGCAGTGATACAAAGCAGAGTTGTGCTACCACTAGGAGGGGCAGAAAACTCTCTCCCACCTGAGCGCTCCACATATACAGTCAGATGTGGGAAAGGGGATGGCGTATGTAGGAGAAGCCATAAAGTAGTGAAGCCCCAGCCCATGGTGCACAGACTCTCTGATGACTGAGAAGGTAGCAGAACCAAGAACCACTCTCTGTCATCACTTTAAGggttgctttcattttcttgtaCATTTGTGTGTCAAGGAATTTTGGATTCTATCTTGGACATTGTAATATCATGCTACAAAGATGTCTGAATATTGTTATATACTTCTTAAGAGGgttgattttatttgttctttttcttttatattttatcagaAAATTAACATGGTTTGACTCAAACTACAAGTCCTGTCTCCTGGGTGGTAATACAAATGTTACTTCATATCTTTAGCTCTGTCTGGCATACTGGGATCTGCTCCACACTTCCATGGCTCAGGGTCAGTTAACTTGGTACACAGAGTATGAATCTAACATTCCCTGGCTTTCCCCTTCCTGGAATtcatcctttattttcctttgactGTGTTTGTCCCCATTCTGGCTTTCCGTTCTTTAGCTCAGAAAGGCAGTGTGTTATATACAAGTTTCCCATTTGGAGTGGATC is a genomic window of Camelus bactrianus isolate YW-2024 breed Bactrian camel chromosome 10, ASM4877302v1, whole genome shotgun sequence containing:
- the OR8K5 gene encoding olfactory receptor 8K5, which gives rise to MGQQNLSSLTEFILMGVTRQPELQVPLFGVFLIIYTVTVVGNLGMITLTQVDSHLHTPMYFFIKHLAFIDLGNSTVICPKMLVNFVVDQNTISYYACATQLAFFLMFIISEFFILSAMAYDRYLAICHPLHYSVIMSQRLCHVLVGIPYLYGTFQALMFTIKIFTLPFCGSNVISHFYCDDVPLLLTLCSNAQEIELLIILFSALNLISSLLAILLSYVLILISIFRMRSAEGRRKAFSACGSHLTVVVVFYGSLLFMYMEPNSAHSFHTDKLASVFYTLVIPMLNPFIYSLRNKEVKNAFYRIFKNQCKLCT